In one Tachysurus vachellii isolate PV-2020 chromosome 24, HZAU_Pvac_v1, whole genome shotgun sequence genomic region, the following are encoded:
- the ubl5 gene encoding ubiquitin-like protein 5: MIEVVCNDRLGKKVRVKCNSEDTIGDLKKLIAAQTGTRWDKIVLKKWYTIFKDHVSLGDYEIHDGMNLELYYQ; the protein is encoded by the exons ATGATTGAGGTTGTATGTAACGATCGACTGGGCAAAAAAGTCCGAGTCAAATGCAA ttctGAAGACACTATCGGGGATCTGAAGAAGCTAATCGCTGCTCAGACAGGAACCAGGTGGGACAAAATCGTCTTGAAGAAATg GTACACTATATTTAAGGACCACGTGTCGCTTGGTGACT ATGAGATCCATGATGGGATGAACCTGGAGCTGTATTACCAGTAG
- the pin1 gene encoding peptidyl-prolyl cis-trans isomerase NIMA-interacting 1, translating to MSDDDKLPPGWEKRMSRSSGRVYYFNHSTNASQWERPCGGGGGGAAVDKVRCSHLLVKHNQSRRPSSWREENITRTKEEALELIHRYIDQIKSGEEDFETLASKFSDCSSARNGGDLGMFGRGQMQKPFEEASFALKIGDMSGPVFTDSGVHIILRTG from the exons ATGTCTGACGATGATAAATTACCGCCCGGATGGGAAAAGCGCATGAGTCGGAGCTCAG GCAGGGTTTACTACTTTAACCACAGTACGAACGCGAGTCAGTGGGAGCGGCCGTGTGGAGGTGGTGGCGGGGGGGCGGCGGTGGACAAGGTGCGCTGCTCTCACCTGCTGGTCAAACACAACCAATCACGCAGACCGTCATCATGGAGAGAGGAGAACATCACACGCACCAAAGAGGAAGCTCTGGAGCTCATACACA ggtataTAGATCAGATAAAGTCCGGAGAGGAGGACTTTGAGACGTTGGCATCTAAGTTCAGTGACTGCAGCTCAGCACGCAACGGGGGAGACCTGGGCATGTTCGGCAGGg gtcAGATGCAGAAGCCGTTTGAAGAAGCCTCGTTTGCGCTGAAGATCGGAGACATGAGCGGTCCAGTGTTTACCGACTCCGGGGTTCACATCATCCTACGTACAGGATAA
- the LOC132839281 gene encoding microfibril-associated glycoprotein 4-like: MIGSHSSGALFTVFTVFRTLLLPLLVVSTPISQSLGPTDCSDVYDNGQTLSGVYTIYPTADTPVQVYCDMGYFGSTAEYGKWTVFQRRMDGTVNFYRPWEQYKKGFGDKLGEYWLGLENLYQLTRNRKYELRVDLQDFDGVSVYARYSYFSVESEADGYKLHVSGFTNGGAGDSLALSNEQKFSTFDKDQDSIPQQNCAKTYLGAFWYNNCHHANPNGVYLWGKDGTLFAIGNVWYHWKGFDYGLKSITMKIRPVS, translated from the exons ATGATTGGAAGTCATAGCAGT GGTGCtctgtttacagtgtttacagtgttcaGGACTCTGCTGCTCCCCCTGCTGGTCGTTAGTACACCTATTTCTCAGTCTCTGGGTCCGACAGACTGCTCTGATGTCTATGATAACGGACAAACACTCAGTGGCGTGTACACAATCTACCCTACAGCAGACACACCTGTACAGGTGTACTGTGACATGGGATATTTTGGAAGCACAGCAGAATATGGGAAGTGGACG GTGTTTCAGAGAAGAATGGACGGCACTGTAAATTTCTACAGACCATGGGAACAGTACAAGAAAGGATTTGGGGACAAGTTGGGAGAATACTGGCTGG GATTGGAGAATCTCTACCAACTCACACGGAACAGAAAGTATGAGCTGAGGGTGGACCTGCAGGACTTTGATGGAGTTTCAGTTTACGCTCGCTATTCGTATTTCTCTGTAGAATCTGAGGCTGATGGCTACAAGCTCCACGTTAGTGGCTTTACCAACGGAGGTGCAG GTGATTCTCTGGCGTTAAGCAACGAGCAGAAGTTCTCTACCTTTGATAAAGACCAGGATTCCATTCCACAGCAAAACTGTGCTAAAACCTACCTTGGGGCATTTTGGTACAACAATTGCCATCATGCGAACCCTAATGGGGTTTATCTGTGGGGAAAAGATGGGACTCTTTTTGCCATTGGAAATGTTTGGTACCATTGGAAAGGCTTCGATTATGGACTCAAGTCCATCACCATGAAGATCAGACCTGTGTCTTAG
- the LOC132839272 gene encoding microfibril-associated glycoprotein 4-like isoform X1 produces the protein MLQESKMVGALFTVFTVFRTLLLPLLVVSTPISQSLGPTDCSDVYYNGQTLSGVYTIYPTADTPVQVYCDVGCFGSQTEDGNWTVFQRRMDGSVNFYRPWEQYKKGFGNKNGEYWLGLENLFQLTRKRKYELKVDLQDFDRVSVYARYSSFSVESEADGYKLHLSGFINGGAGDSMATNNGQKFSTFDKDQDSHEAGNCAKSYLGGFWYSQCHHANPNGIYLWGRDATHYAIGNVWQTWKGYDYGLKYITMKIRPLA, from the exons ATGTTACAGGAGTCTAAAATGGTT GGTGCtctgtttacagtgtttacagtgttcaGGACTCTGCTGCTCCCCCTGCTGGTCGTTAGTACACCCATTTCTCAGTCTCTGGGTCCGACAGACTGCTCTGATGTCTATTATAACGGACAAACACTCAGTGGCGTGTACACAATCTACCCTACAGCAGACACACCTGTACAGGTGTACTGTGACGTGGGATGTTTTGGAAGCCAAACAGAGGACGGGAATTGGACG GTGTTTCAGAGGAGAATGGATGGCTCTGTGAATTTCTACAGACCATGGGAACAGTACAAGAAAGGGTTTGGGAACAAGAATGGAGAATACTGGCTGG GATTAGAAAATCTCTTCCAACTCACACGTAAGAGGAAATACGAGCTGAAGGTGGACCTGCAGGACTTTGACAGAGTGTCGGTTTATGCTCGGTATTCTTCTTTCTCTGTAGAATCTGAGGCTGATGGCTACAAACTCCATCTTAGTGGTTTCATTAATGGAGGTGCAG GTGATTCTATGGCTACAAACAACGGACAGAAATTTTCCACCTTTGATAAAGACCAGGATTCGCATGAAGCAGGAAACTGTGCGAAGTCCTACCTTGGAGGTTTTTGGTACAGTCAGTGTCACCACGCCAACCCTAACGGGATTTACCTGTGGGGACGTGACGCCACTCATTACGCCATCGGAAATGTGTGGCAGACTTGGAAAGGCTATGATTATGGTCTCAAATACATCACCATGAAGATCAGACCTCTAGCATGA
- the LOC132839272 gene encoding microfibril-associated glycoprotein 4-like isoform X2, whose amino-acid sequence MLQESKMVVFTVFRTLLLPLLVVSTPISQSLGPTDCSDVYYNGQTLSGVYTIYPTADTPVQVYCDVGCFGSQTEDGNWTVFQRRMDGSVNFYRPWEQYKKGFGNKNGEYWLGLENLFQLTRKRKYELKVDLQDFDRVSVYARYSSFSVESEADGYKLHLSGFINGGAGDSMATNNGQKFSTFDKDQDSHEAGNCAKSYLGGFWYSQCHHANPNGIYLWGRDATHYAIGNVWQTWKGYDYGLKYITMKIRPLA is encoded by the exons ATGTTACAGGAGTCTAAAATGGTT gtgtttacagtgttcaGGACTCTGCTGCTCCCCCTGCTGGTCGTTAGTACACCCATTTCTCAGTCTCTGGGTCCGACAGACTGCTCTGATGTCTATTATAACGGACAAACACTCAGTGGCGTGTACACAATCTACCCTACAGCAGACACACCTGTACAGGTGTACTGTGACGTGGGATGTTTTGGAAGCCAAACAGAGGACGGGAATTGGACG GTGTTTCAGAGGAGAATGGATGGCTCTGTGAATTTCTACAGACCATGGGAACAGTACAAGAAAGGGTTTGGGAACAAGAATGGAGAATACTGGCTGG GATTAGAAAATCTCTTCCAACTCACACGTAAGAGGAAATACGAGCTGAAGGTGGACCTGCAGGACTTTGACAGAGTGTCGGTTTATGCTCGGTATTCTTCTTTCTCTGTAGAATCTGAGGCTGATGGCTACAAACTCCATCTTAGTGGTTTCATTAATGGAGGTGCAG GTGATTCTATGGCTACAAACAACGGACAGAAATTTTCCACCTTTGATAAAGACCAGGATTCGCATGAAGCAGGAAACTGTGCGAAGTCCTACCTTGGAGGTTTTTGGTACAGTCAGTGTCACCACGCCAACCCTAACGGGATTTACCTGTGGGGACGTGACGCCACTCATTACGCCATCGGAAATGTGTGGCAGACTTGGAAAGGCTATGATTATGGTCTCAAATACATCACCATGAAGATCAGACCTCTAGCATGA
- the LOC132839273 gene encoding microfibril-associated glycoprotein 4-like isoform X3, protein MAVKVFTVFTVFRTLLLPLLVVSTPGSQSLGPTDCSDVYDNGQTLSGVYTIYPTADTPVQVYCDMGCFGSQTEDKKWTRRMDGSVNFYRPWEHYKKGFGNKNGEYWLGLENLYQLTQKQKYELKVDLQDFEGVSVYARYTAFSVESEANGYKLSVSGFIDGGAGDAMTPGHGQNFSTFDKDQDSHPDSCAKRFLGGFWYSDCHSANPNGIYLWGHDATHYAIGNVWQPWKGYDYGLKYITMKIRPASVAQ, encoded by the exons ATGGCT GTcaaagtgtttacagtgttcacagtgttCAGGACTCTGCTGCTCCCCCTGCTGGTCGTAAGTACACCTGGTTCTCAGTCTCTGGGTCCGACAGACTGCTCTGATGTCTATGATAACGGACAAACGCTCAGTGGCGTGTACACAATCTACCCCACAGCAGACACACCTGTACAGGTGTACTGTGACATGGGATGTTTTGGAAGTCAAACAGAGGACAAGAAGTGGACG AGGAGAATGGATGGCTCTGTGAATTTCTACAGACCATGGGAACACTACAAGAAAGGGTTTGGGAACAAGAATGGAGAATACTGGCTGG GATTGGAGAATCTCTACCAACTcacacagaagcagaaataTGAGCTGAAAGTGGACCTGCAGGACTTTGAGGGGGTCTCAGTTTACGCTCGATACACTGCTTTCTCTGTGGAATCTGAAGCTAACGGATACAAACTCAGTGTTAGTGGCTTCATCGATGGAGGTGCAG GTGATGCCATGACTCCAGGCCATGGACAGAATTTCTCCACCTTTGACAAAGACCAGGACTCTCATCCAGATTCCTGTGCTAAAAGGTTCCTGGGGGGGTTTTGGTACAGTGACTGTCACAGTGCTAACCCTAACGGGATTTACCTGTGGGGACATGATGCCACTCATTACGCCATCGGAAATGTGTGGCAACCATGGAAAGGCTACGATTATGGTCTCAAATACATCACAATGAAGATCAGACCTGCATCTGTAGCACAGTGA
- the LOC132839273 gene encoding microfibril-associated glycoprotein 4-like isoform X1, with translation MAVKVFTVFTVFRTLLLPLLVVSTPGSQSLGPTDCSDVYDNGQTLSGVYTIYPTADTPVQVYCDMGCFGSQTEDKKWTVCLDVFQRRMDGSVNFYRPWEHYKKGFGNKNGEYWLGLENLYQLTQKQKYELKVDLQDFEGVSVYARYTAFSVESEANGYKLSVSGFIDGGAGDAMTPGHGQNFSTFDKDQDSHPDSCAKRFLGGFWYSDCHSANPNGIYLWGHDATHYAIGNVWQPWKGYDYGLKYITMKIRPASVAQ, from the exons ATGGCT GTcaaagtgtttacagtgttcacagtgttCAGGACTCTGCTGCTCCCCCTGCTGGTCGTAAGTACACCTGGTTCTCAGTCTCTGGGTCCGACAGACTGCTCTGATGTCTATGATAACGGACAAACGCTCAGTGGCGTGTACACAATCTACCCCACAGCAGACACACCTGTACAGGTGTACTGTGACATGGGATGTTTTGGAAGTCAAACAGAGGACAAGAAGTGGACGGTATGTTTAGAT GTGTTTCAGAGGAGAATGGATGGCTCTGTGAATTTCTACAGACCATGGGAACACTACAAGAAAGGGTTTGGGAACAAGAATGGAGAATACTGGCTGG GATTGGAGAATCTCTACCAACTcacacagaagcagaaataTGAGCTGAAAGTGGACCTGCAGGACTTTGAGGGGGTCTCAGTTTACGCTCGATACACTGCTTTCTCTGTGGAATCTGAAGCTAACGGATACAAACTCAGTGTTAGTGGCTTCATCGATGGAGGTGCAG GTGATGCCATGACTCCAGGCCATGGACAGAATTTCTCCACCTTTGACAAAGACCAGGACTCTCATCCAGATTCCTGTGCTAAAAGGTTCCTGGGGGGGTTTTGGTACAGTGACTGTCACAGTGCTAACCCTAACGGGATTTACCTGTGGGGACATGATGCCACTCATTACGCCATCGGAAATGTGTGGCAACCATGGAAAGGCTACGATTATGGTCTCAAATACATCACAATGAAGATCAGACCTGCATCTGTAGCACAGTGA
- the LOC132839273 gene encoding microfibril-associated glycoprotein 4-like isoform X2 — translation MAVKVFTVFTVFRTLLLPLLVVSTPGSQSLGPTDCSDVYDNGQTLSGVYTIYPTADTPVQVYCDMGCFGSQTEDKKWTVFQRRMDGSVNFYRPWEHYKKGFGNKNGEYWLGLENLYQLTQKQKYELKVDLQDFEGVSVYARYTAFSVESEANGYKLSVSGFIDGGAGDAMTPGHGQNFSTFDKDQDSHPDSCAKRFLGGFWYSDCHSANPNGIYLWGHDATHYAIGNVWQPWKGYDYGLKYITMKIRPASVAQ, via the exons ATGGCT GTcaaagtgtttacagtgttcacagtgttCAGGACTCTGCTGCTCCCCCTGCTGGTCGTAAGTACACCTGGTTCTCAGTCTCTGGGTCCGACAGACTGCTCTGATGTCTATGATAACGGACAAACGCTCAGTGGCGTGTACACAATCTACCCCACAGCAGACACACCTGTACAGGTGTACTGTGACATGGGATGTTTTGGAAGTCAAACAGAGGACAAGAAGTGGACG GTGTTTCAGAGGAGAATGGATGGCTCTGTGAATTTCTACAGACCATGGGAACACTACAAGAAAGGGTTTGGGAACAAGAATGGAGAATACTGGCTGG GATTGGAGAATCTCTACCAACTcacacagaagcagaaataTGAGCTGAAAGTGGACCTGCAGGACTTTGAGGGGGTCTCAGTTTACGCTCGATACACTGCTTTCTCTGTGGAATCTGAAGCTAACGGATACAAACTCAGTGTTAGTGGCTTCATCGATGGAGGTGCAG GTGATGCCATGACTCCAGGCCATGGACAGAATTTCTCCACCTTTGACAAAGACCAGGACTCTCATCCAGATTCCTGTGCTAAAAGGTTCCTGGGGGGGTTTTGGTACAGTGACTGTCACAGTGCTAACCCTAACGGGATTTACCTGTGGGGACATGATGCCACTCATTACGCCATCGGAAATGTGTGGCAACCATGGAAAGGCTACGATTATGGTCTCAAATACATCACAATGAAGATCAGACCTGCATCTGTAGCACAGTGA